ATTAATTTTTATGTTAAATTTTTTATTTGTATATGACTAATTCATCAATAGCTTTTCTAGGAGTGTCCCTTGGTTCTGCATTTCCATATCCTAAAGGAGTGAACAATACAGGTTCCCATTCATCATCCAAGTCCAAGAATTCTTTTGCAAGATCCGGTTTGAAGTTTGCAATGAAACAGGTGTTCAATCCAAGGTCTTCAGCTGCAAGAATCATATGAGTCATTACAATGGTTGCATCAATGTCTGCAATGTTCTTATCATCAAATTTTCTAGTCCATGCCTTTTCCTTTGAAGCAACAACACAAAGAACCAAAGGTGCTTCTGTAAACCATTCAGGCGGATAAATGGCATTTAATTCTTCTTTATTCTTTTTAGTGTCAATGACAATTACTTTAAAAGGCTGGAAGTTAACTCCAGTTGGAGCAAGCTGAGCGGATTTCAATATCTTATCCAATTTTTCCTGCTCGACTTCCTTATCTTCAAAACCTCTCATACTGTATCTTTTTTCAATTACATCAAAAAATTCCATTTAAATTACTCCTAAGAGTTGTTTAAAATTATTAAATAAATATAAAATTTATAAATTTTCATCATCTAAACTATCGTTAATGTTTCTATTTTTAAAGCCTTCATAAACGATATCTTCCAAGTCACAGAAACGTCTGAATTTCTCTTCCTCTTCCATTTCCTCATAGGCATGAGCTACAAGTCCCGGCAGTCTTCCAATCATGAAAATGCCTAAACCTAAAGAGCTATCGAAATCCAAATCAGATAAGAGACCTGCATTGACACCATCCACATTCAAGCAAATGCCTTTTCTCTCAAAGA
This genomic window from Methanobrevibacter sp. contains:
- a CDS encoding nitroreductase family protein — its product is MEFFDVIEKRYSMRGFEDKEVEQEKLDKILKSAQLAPTGVNFQPFKVIVIDTKKNKEELNAIYPPEWFTEAPLVLCVVASKEKAWTRKFDDKNIADIDATIVMTHMILAAEDLGLNTCFIANFKPDLAKEFLDLDDEWEPVLFTPLGYGNAEPRDTPRKAIDELVIYK